The following are encoded together in the Bacillus sp. NP157 genome:
- a CDS encoding glycosyltransferase family 39 protein: protein MFSTRTLAVAWEMWAHHAWLVPHINGEAYSEKVPLLFWMIHAGWAVFGVNDVWPRILEVIFGGAQLVLASVLASRLFPARPWVAKATPWLLMGFAYAFLFGLQIMYEVLLCVWVLAALLCLTPTARRPAPRWWLFGLLVGAGLLTKGPVMLLHVAFPLAFGPLWNDWARQNKARWYGLGVLGILIGLLILLAWAIPAGEAGGEAYRQRLFFTQTAGRVVDTHAADLQNHARPAWYYLLFLPVIVFPLSGWLRGIVALPTTLFRKPLAPNSVAPLACAAVGLVVTLLAAALHLGPGIDKVGVILLILPLFVAVLRQPIEPGLRFLACWLLPTFLVFSLITGKQLYYVLPELGGVTMLVAACVADLRERHPKLANHWALGTWPLSLGAFLLAIVLFAMPAVVPTRFPDNIWLTGMAPYARFFGVVFVVLGALLLLRGRGEMRRLAFAGLIGTVALNALFTLGLWYRYDLTPASLYLAQADAAGRPIGNLGVSYNGQYHFAGRLMHPIAKIKLQPGMAAPSDDDDDDVVHDGDSLADFAGHHPDGLIISYAKHPPADAYRFARLIQPSRTGWLMIWDADTLNALQTGRVPAEPSVPTQLYPLDYWRTRAAVR from the coding sequence ATGTTTTCCACGCGTACGCTCGCAGTCGCCTGGGAAATGTGGGCCCACCACGCCTGGCTGGTGCCGCACATCAACGGTGAGGCGTACAGCGAGAAAGTCCCGCTCCTGTTCTGGATGATCCACGCCGGCTGGGCGGTTTTCGGCGTCAACGACGTGTGGCCGCGCATCCTCGAAGTGATCTTCGGCGGGGCCCAGCTGGTGCTCGCCTCGGTGCTGGCCAGCCGGCTGTTCCCGGCGCGCCCGTGGGTAGCGAAGGCCACCCCGTGGCTACTGATGGGGTTTGCCTATGCCTTCCTGTTCGGCCTGCAGATCATGTACGAGGTGCTGCTGTGCGTGTGGGTGCTGGCCGCGCTGCTGTGCCTGACACCGACCGCCCGGCGCCCGGCGCCACGCTGGTGGCTGTTCGGCCTGCTGGTGGGTGCCGGCCTGCTGACCAAGGGCCCGGTGATGCTGCTGCACGTGGCCTTCCCGCTCGCCTTCGGCCCGCTGTGGAACGACTGGGCCCGGCAGAACAAGGCCCGCTGGTACGGACTGGGCGTGCTTGGCATCCTCATTGGCCTGCTGATCCTGCTGGCCTGGGCGATCCCGGCGGGCGAAGCCGGAGGCGAGGCCTATCGCCAGCGCCTGTTCTTCACCCAGACCGCAGGACGCGTCGTCGACACCCATGCGGCAGACCTGCAGAACCATGCACGGCCGGCCTGGTATTACCTGCTCTTCCTGCCGGTGATCGTGTTCCCGCTTAGCGGCTGGCTGCGCGGCATCGTCGCGCTGCCGACCACCCTGTTCCGCAAGCCGCTGGCGCCGAACAGCGTGGCGCCGCTGGCCTGCGCCGCCGTGGGCCTCGTCGTCACCTTGCTGGCGGCCGCGTTGCACCTGGGTCCGGGCATCGACAAGGTCGGCGTCATCCTGCTGATCCTGCCGCTGTTCGTCGCCGTGCTGCGGCAGCCGATCGAACCCGGCCTGCGCTTCCTGGCCTGCTGGCTGCTGCCGACCTTCCTGGTGTTCTCGCTGATTACCGGCAAGCAGCTGTATTACGTCCTGCCTGAGTTGGGCGGCGTCACGATGCTGGTCGCGGCCTGCGTCGCCGACCTGCGCGAGCGCCACCCGAAACTGGCCAACCACTGGGCGCTGGGTACGTGGCCGCTGTCGCTCGGTGCCTTCCTGCTTGCGATCGTGCTGTTCGCGATGCCGGCCGTGGTGCCGACGCGCTTTCCGGACAACATCTGGCTGACCGGCATGGCGCCCTATGCGCGCTTCTTCGGCGTGGTCTTCGTTGTGCTCGGCGCCCTGTTGCTGCTGCGCGGGCGCGGCGAGATGCGCCGGCTGGCCTTCGCCGGCCTGATCGGCACCGTCGCGCTCAATGCGCTGTTCACCCTCGGCCTCTGGTACCGCTACGACCTGACCCCGGCGTCGCTTTACCTCGCCCAAGCGGACGCCGCGGGCCGGCCGATCGGCAATCTCGGCGTCTCCTACAACGGCCAGTACCACTTCGCCGGACGGCTCATGCATCCGATCGCCAAGATCAAGCTGCAGCCGGGCATGGCCGCGCCGAGCGACGATGACGACGACGATGTGGTGCATGACGGCGACAGCCTGGCGGATTTCGCGGGCCACCATCCGGACGGCCTGATCATTTCGTACGCGAAGCATCCCCCGGCCGACGCCTACCGCTTCGCCCGCCTGATCCAGCCGTCCCGCACTGGCTGGCTGATGATCTGGGACGCCGACACGCTGAATGCCTTGCAGACGGGCCGCGTGCCCGCCGAGCCGAGCGTTCCCACCCAGCTCTATCCGCTGGACTACTGGCGCACTCGCGCGGCCGTCCGATGA
- a CDS encoding glycosyltransferase, with amino-acid sequence MASIHLIAWNNGRGLSHDIVLLRDALRELGHDVAVTDVPRKSRGLPWRAWWQRLRMHANWLRGRGPRRFDLGITLEHVHPAYLGLARRNALVPNPEWLSRRDRKQLGRFDAIFCKTEVARETFAAQGLPVRVIGFQSIDCHRDGVSRDRAFLHLAGASRMKGTQQLLEVWRRHPEWPVLHVLQAPSTATPSESTHANLDHRVGYVDDIEVIRHLQNAHAFHVCLSEAEGWGHYIVEAMSCGAVVLATDAAPMNELVTPARGIVVAAHESGTLNASKLWRFDEAALEAAVGRAMRMGDAEIDALGGAARHWYATNQAGFGTRLGKALAGLL; translated from the coding sequence GCTGCGCGAGCTCGGCCACGACGTCGCGGTGACCGACGTGCCGCGGAAAAGTCGCGGCCTGCCGTGGCGTGCATGGTGGCAGCGGCTGCGCATGCATGCGAACTGGCTGCGGGGCCGCGGGCCGCGTCGCTTCGATCTCGGCATCACCCTGGAACACGTGCACCCGGCGTACCTCGGTCTGGCCCGGCGCAATGCGTTGGTGCCAAATCCCGAGTGGCTTTCGCGCCGCGACCGCAAGCAGCTTGGCCGGTTCGATGCGATCTTCTGCAAGACCGAGGTGGCGCGTGAGACCTTCGCCGCCCAGGGCCTGCCGGTGCGCGTGATCGGCTTCCAGAGCATCGACTGCCATCGCGACGGCGTGTCGCGCGACCGCGCCTTCCTCCATCTCGCCGGCGCCAGCCGGATGAAGGGCACGCAGCAGCTGCTCGAGGTCTGGCGCAGGCATCCGGAATGGCCGGTGCTGCATGTGCTGCAGGCGCCTTCCACGGCCACGCCTAGCGAGTCCACCCACGCCAACCTCGATCATCGCGTCGGCTACGTCGACGACATCGAAGTGATCCGGCACCTGCAGAACGCCCACGCGTTCCATGTCTGCCTGTCGGAAGCCGAAGGCTGGGGGCATTACATCGTGGAAGCGATGAGCTGCGGCGCGGTGGTCCTTGCCACCGATGCGGCGCCGATGAACGAGCTGGTCACGCCGGCGCGAGGCATCGTGGTCGCGGCGCATGAAAGCGGCACGCTGAACGCGTCGAAGCTGTGGCGCTTCGATGAAGCTGCCCTCGAGGCTGCCGTCGGGCGGGCGATGCGCATGGGCGATGCCGAAATCGATGCCCTCGGTGGTGCAGCGCGGCATTGGTATGCGACCAACCAAGCCGGGTTCGGCACGCGCCTGGGCAAGGCCCTCGCTGGCCTGCTCTGA
- the dtd gene encoding D-tyrosyl-tRNA(Tyr) deacylase: protein MIALLQRVESARVDVEGETVGAIGAGLLALVAVEPGDGEAQCRRMLERLLGYRVFGDAEGKMNLSLADTGGGLLLVSQFTLAADTRKGMRPSFTSAAPPDEGRRWFDCLVAMAREAHPQGVETGRFGAHMKVHLINDGPVTFRLEVR, encoded by the coding sequence ATGATCGCATTGCTCCAGCGCGTCGAATCCGCGCGCGTCGACGTCGAGGGAGAAACGGTGGGCGCCATTGGCGCCGGCCTGCTCGCGCTCGTGGCCGTGGAACCGGGTGACGGCGAGGCGCAGTGCCGCCGGATGCTGGAACGCCTGCTCGGCTACCGGGTGTTCGGTGACGCCGAGGGCAAGATGAACCTCAGCCTGGCCGACACGGGCGGTGGGCTGCTCCTGGTCAGCCAGTTCACGCTGGCGGCCGATACGCGCAAAGGCATGCGCCCCAGCTTCACCAGTGCGGCACCGCCCGACGAAGGGCGCCGCTGGTTCGACTGCCTGGTGGCCATGGCCCGCGAGGCCCACCCGCAGGGGGTGGAAACCGGGCGCTTCGGTGCCCATATGAAGGTTCACCTGATCAACGATGGCCCGGTCACCTTCCGTCTGGAGGTGCGCTGA
- a CDS encoding tetratricopeptide repeat protein — MTDPLVERLRAQVGGVRDGALLRFSIGNALLSDGQYAEAAHAFREALVFDPNYSAAWKLLGKALLAVDDEDGAARAWSEGVATATARGDIQASKEMTVFLNRLKRQG, encoded by the coding sequence ATGACCGACCCGCTGGTCGAGCGCCTGCGCGCCCAGGTCGGCGGCGTCCGCGATGGCGCACTGCTGCGCTTCTCGATCGGTAATGCGCTGCTCTCCGACGGCCAGTACGCGGAAGCGGCCCACGCCTTCCGCGAAGCCCTGGTCTTCGACCCGAACTACTCGGCGGCGTGGAAACTGCTCGGCAAGGCGCTGCTGGCGGTGGACGACGAGGACGGCGCGGCCAGGGCCTGGAGCGAGGGCGTCGCGACCGCCACGGCGCGTGGCGACATCCAGGCCAGCAAGGAAATGACCGTCTTCCTCAACCGGCTGAAGCGGCAGGGCTAG